A DNA window from Pseudomonas sp. GD03919 contains the following coding sequences:
- the serB gene encoding phosphoserine phosphatase SerB — MREIVLINITGEDRPGLTAAITGVLAQGGVNILDIGQAVIHDTLSFGILIEIPDNGRSQAVLKDLLFTAYELDQQVRFTPVSEDDYRQWVGGQGKARHIVTLLTRKVSAEQLHRVSAITARYGLNIDHIDRLSGRMPLDMPAEQGKGCIEFSVRGEPADPAALRAEFLSVAQELNVDIAFQRDSVFRRNRRLAVFDMDSTLIEAEVIDELAKAAGVGEQVAEITERAMRGELDFRASFKERLGLLQGLSEDVLEEIGASLRLTEGAEVLFAELKRLGYKTAILSGGFTYFAKQLQAKLGIDYVFANELQIENGKVTGVAVEPIVDAQRKADLLRELAQKEGLQLEQTIAVGDGANDLPMLGLAGLGVAFRAKPLVKQSAKQAISTLGLDGILYLLGFRDREGQE; from the coding sequence TTGCGCGAAATCGTCCTGATCAATATCACCGGCGAAGACCGCCCCGGACTCACTGCTGCCATCACCGGCGTGCTGGCTCAGGGCGGGGTGAACATTCTCGATATCGGCCAGGCGGTGATCCACGACACTCTGTCGTTCGGCATCCTCATCGAGATTCCGGACAATGGCCGCTCGCAGGCGGTGCTCAAGGATCTGCTGTTCACCGCCTACGAACTCGATCAGCAGGTGCGCTTCACCCCGGTCTCCGAAGACGACTATCGGCAGTGGGTCGGCGGCCAGGGCAAGGCCCGTCATATCGTCACCCTGCTGACGCGCAAGGTCAGCGCCGAGCAGCTGCACCGGGTCAGTGCGATCACCGCCAGGTACGGCCTGAACATCGACCATATCGACCGCCTTTCCGGGCGTATGCCGTTGGACATGCCGGCCGAGCAGGGCAAGGGCTGCATCGAGTTTTCCGTGCGTGGCGAGCCGGCTGATCCGGCAGCTCTGCGCGCCGAATTTCTCAGCGTGGCGCAGGAGCTCAATGTTGACATCGCCTTCCAGCGCGACTCGGTGTTCCGTCGCAACCGCCGCCTGGCCGTGTTCGACATGGATTCGACGCTGATCGAGGCCGAGGTGATCGACGAGCTGGCCAAGGCGGCCGGCGTTGGCGAACAGGTGGCCGAGATTACCGAGCGTGCCATGCGCGGTGAGCTGGATTTCCGCGCCAGCTTCAAGGAGCGCCTGGGCTTGCTGCAGGGCCTGTCGGAAGACGTGTTGGAAGAGATCGGCGCCTCGCTGCGCCTGACCGAAGGTGCCGAGGTGCTGTTCGCTGAACTCAAGCGTCTGGGCTACAAGACCGCGATTCTCTCCGGTGGCTTCACCTATTTCGCCAAGCAGCTGCAGGCCAAGCTGGGTATCGACTACGTGTTCGCCAACGAGCTGCAGATCGAGAATGGCAAGGTCACCGGCGTGGCCGTCGAGCCCATCGTCGATGCGCAGCGCAAGGCGGATCTGCTGCGCGAGCTGGCGCAGAAGGAGGGCTTGCAGCTGGAGCAGACCATCGCCGTTGGTGATGGCGCCAACGACCTGCCGATGCTTGGCCTGGCCGGTCTCGGTGTGGCCTTCCGGGCCAAGCCGCTGGTCAAGCAATCGGCCAAGCAAGCGATCTCCACCCTGGGGCTGGATGGCATTCTTTATCTGCTGGGTTTTCGCGACCGTGAGGGGCAGGAATAA
- a CDS encoding AhpA/YtjB family protein → MNRPAPVKPDNFFLLIFHALRQRRVPLVLRIASHSLLLVALAMLIYAWVMGMQFKQAMQQQADALGQALITQTAASATELLVSNDILSLNVLLSNLAKNPLVAHAAIYSVDDRILAEAGSRPTRSVLGETEGLYSTSITFQEVMAGQLRISLDMSQFQQPMTISLQSMGILSLILLALTLSLSMRLGRHISTPLLQMRLWLRDPDDPAPGAGRNDEIGDLARQLQARLVPEKPEPELELDEQPLLDEVDDYLPEEDNDEPQQPRASHTFDERDSDDETLKPWPEAIEPDDPFADLRDESAAAAPVAQVPRQSQASAVLAIQLGAQEQLRRLPRTRLMELLERYRACLDQAAALYQGQLHTLKDGSSLMLFHERECGEDYLTHAICCGELMRALGHALQIEVADSGITLQLQLGLTLGSDLEELGQAELLLSDSALDALALSQHSRNLLLVEQRVAQDTLARQRARIRPIASPEGASCVERLLDPYPALLERQLTRMHDSRAH, encoded by the coding sequence GTGAACCGGCCCGCGCCCGTCAAACCCGATAACTTCTTCCTCCTGATCTTCCACGCGCTGCGTCAGCGACGCGTGCCTCTGGTGCTGCGCATCGCCAGCCACAGCCTGCTGCTGGTGGCGCTGGCCATGCTCATCTATGCCTGGGTCATGGGCATGCAGTTCAAGCAGGCCATGCAGCAGCAGGCCGACGCCCTCGGCCAGGCGCTGATTACCCAGACGGCCGCCTCCGCGACTGAGCTGCTGGTGTCCAACGACATCCTCAGCCTCAACGTGCTGCTCAGTAACCTGGCGAAGAATCCACTGGTCGCGCACGCCGCGATCTACAGTGTGGATGACCGCATCCTTGCCGAGGCGGGCTCGCGCCCGACGCGCAGCGTACTGGGCGAAACCGAGGGTCTGTACTCCACCTCCATCACCTTTCAGGAGGTGATGGCCGGGCAGTTGCGCATTAGCTTGGACATGAGCCAGTTCCAGCAACCGATGACCATCAGCCTGCAAAGCATGGGCATCCTCAGCCTGATCCTGCTGGCACTCACGCTGTCACTGAGCATGCGCCTGGGCCGGCACATCTCCACGCCGCTGCTGCAGATGCGCCTGTGGCTACGCGACCCGGACGACCCCGCCCCGGGTGCCGGACGCAACGACGAAATCGGCGATCTGGCGCGCCAGCTGCAAGCACGCCTGGTGCCGGAAAAGCCCGAGCCGGAGCTGGAGCTGGATGAGCAGCCGCTGCTCGACGAGGTCGACGACTACCTCCCGGAAGAAGACAACGACGAGCCGCAACAGCCGCGCGCCAGCCATACCTTCGATGAACGGGACAGCGACGACGAGACGCTCAAGCCCTGGCCCGAGGCGATTGAACCGGACGATCCCTTCGCCGACCTGCGCGACGAATCCGCAGCCGCCGCGCCCGTCGCCCAAGTGCCGCGCCAATCGCAGGCCAGCGCGGTGCTGGCCATTCAGCTCGGCGCTCAGGAACAACTACGGCGTCTGCCGCGCACACGCCTGATGGAACTGCTGGAGCGTTATCGTGCCTGCCTCGATCAGGCTGCCGCGCTGTACCAGGGACAACTGCACACGCTCAAGGACGGCAGCAGCCTGATGCTGTTCCACGAACGCGAATGCGGCGAGGACTACCTGACCCACGCCATCTGTTGTGGCGAATTGATGCGCGCCCTGGGCCATGCCCTGCAGATCGAGGTCGCCGACAGCGGCATCACCCTGCAGCTGCAATTGGGCCTGACCCTGGGCAGCGATCTGGAAGAACTGGGCCAGGCCGAGCTGCTGCTCAGCGACAGCGCCCTGGATGCCCTGGCACTGTCACAACACAGCCGCAACCTGCTGCTGGTCGAGCAGCGCGTCGCCCAGGACACCCTCGCTCGCCAACGTGCGCGCATTCGTCCGATTGCCAGCCCGGAGGGTGCCAGTTGCGTGGAGCGCCTGCTCGATCCTTATCCGGCCCTGCTGGAGCGGCAACTGACGCGCATGCACGACAGCCGGGCACACTGA
- a CDS encoding metal ABC transporter ATPase, giving the protein MPRTLIRKDPSTFKTLPLFVEAGPDGLSYQSLGQPLNFQQMLERRRPLEVANSSRFSVELANLGVSVRLTLRLHGRDYWLLVRQRRPDRGDTVLKLISGYVPAHELNLPLLTAIQEVAEECLLESADGWLSGRFGDTWLPTPYQGALRYRESSHFSLSPLSGAALPVQCGNLTLLERPRAYVHLPTASLQLVYDMSLELPRDARQLSLFHVDECLEEGRLVARLERRRPDLYLLALHRGAPSGELFTLSKGELRPAGTRGLWLSESFAEQEGWLVRDERVRWADWLQRYGVKSPQRRALASA; this is encoded by the coding sequence ATGCCACGTACGCTGATCCGCAAGGACCCAAGCACGTTCAAGACCCTGCCACTGTTCGTCGAGGCCGGCCCGGATGGGCTGAGTTACCAGAGCCTGGGGCAGCCGCTGAATTTTCAGCAGATGCTCGAGCGGCGCCGCCCGCTTGAGGTGGCGAACAGCTCGCGCTTTTCCGTCGAGCTGGCCAATCTGGGCGTGTCGGTACGCCTGACCCTGCGTCTGCACGGGCGCGATTACTGGCTGCTGGTGCGCCAGCGTCGCCCGGATCGTGGCGACACCGTGCTCAAGCTGATTTCCGGCTACGTGCCGGCGCATGAGCTCAATCTGCCGTTGCTCACCGCCATTCAGGAGGTGGCCGAGGAATGTCTGCTGGAAAGCGCCGATGGCTGGTTGAGCGGGCGCTTCGGCGATACCTGGCTGCCCACGCCCTATCAGGGCGCCCTGCGCTACCGTGAGTCCAGTCACTTCAGCCTCAGTCCGCTGTCCGGTGCAGCGCTACCGGTGCAGTGTGGCAACCTGACCCTGCTCGAGCGCCCGCGTGCCTATGTGCATCTGCCTACGGCATCCTTGCAGCTGGTCTATGACATGAGTCTGGAGCTGCCGCGCGATGCCCGCCAGCTGAGTCTGTTCCATGTCGATGAATGCCTGGAGGAGGGCCGGCTGGTGGCGCGGCTGGAGCGTCGTCGCCCGGATCTTTACCTGTTGGCGCTGCACCGGGGGGCGCCCAGTGGCGAGCTGTTCACCCTGAGCAAAGGCGAGTTGCGGCCTGCCGGTACCCGCGGCCTGTGGCTGTCGGAGAGCTTCGCCGAGCAGGAGGGCTGGCTGGTACGTGACGAGCGGGTGCGCTGGGCGGACTGGCTGCAGCGTTACGGTGTGAAGTCGCCACAGCGGCGCGCATTGGCCAGTGCTTGA
- a CDS encoding aldo/keto reductase, with protein sequence MSTLHDLHRPLGSTGLRVSPLGLGTVKLGRDQGVKYPNGFTIPDDAQARALLQQARELGINLIDTAPAYGISEQRLGPLLRGQRDEWVIVSKSGEEFEQGQSHFDFSPAHTRLSVERSLKRLETDRIDLLLVHSDGNDLAVLRETGVYETLAELKREGKILAYGLSGKTVEGGLLALQQGDCAMVTYNLGEQGEKPVLDYAARHAKGILIKKALASGHACLAEGVDPVRASFELIFAHPGVSSAIVGTITPAHLAANAATVAAILQGID encoded by the coding sequence ATGAGCACCCTGCACGATCTGCATCGCCCGCTGGGCTCCACCGGCTTGCGCGTTTCGCCGCTGGGCCTGGGGACGGTCAAACTGGGGCGCGATCAGGGGGTGAAGTACCCGAATGGCTTCACCATTCCTGACGATGCGCAGGCGCGGGCCTTGCTGCAGCAGGCGCGCGAGCTGGGCATCAACCTGATCGATACCGCGCCGGCCTACGGTATCAGCGAGCAACGCCTTGGCCCGCTGTTGCGTGGCCAGCGTGATGAGTGGGTGATCGTCAGCAAGAGCGGCGAAGAGTTCGAGCAGGGGCAGTCGCACTTCGACTTCTCGCCGGCGCATACGCGGCTGTCCGTCGAGCGCAGTCTCAAGCGCCTGGAAACCGATCGTATCGACCTGTTGCTGGTGCACTCCGACGGTAACGATCTGGCAGTGCTACGCGAGACAGGGGTGTACGAGACGCTGGCCGAGCTCAAGCGCGAAGGCAAGATTCTCGCCTACGGCCTTTCCGGCAAGACCGTCGAGGGCGGGTTGCTGGCGTTGCAGCAGGGTGACTGCGCCATGGTCACCTACAACCTCGGCGAGCAGGGCGAAAAGCCGGTGCTCGACTACGCTGCCCGTCATGCCAAGGGCATCCTGATCAAGAAGGCGCTGGCCAGCGGTCACGCCTGCCTGGCCGAAGGGGTCGATCCGGTACGCGCCAGTTTCGAGCTGATTTTCGCGCATCCGGGAGTCAGCAGCGCCATCGTCGGCACCATCACGCCTGCGCATCTGGCGGCCAATGCCGCGACTGTTGCGGCTATTTTGCAGGGCATCGATTAG
- a CDS encoding NAD(P)/FAD-dependent oxidoreductase, translated as MSQALSTDVLIVGGGIAGLWLNARLRQQGFATVLLERGSLGGGQSLKSQGIIHGGAKYALHGALTGASEAIADMPRRWREALAGNGELDLSGVRVLSDAHYLWSPGTLAGNLTSFFASKAVRGRVDQVKGEQLPPALQHPKFKGKVYRLAELVLDVPSLIARLAELAGDSLLAAERIEPLQDNGELCGLIVDGRPIRAQRVVLSAGAGNAELLAALGIEQPAQQLRPLHMVLAKGPALKPLYAHCLGGGPKPRVTVTTHPAADGQWVWYLGGDLAEADGVARDETAQIQAAQKEMAALLPWVDQRQTRWATLRVDRAEPAQSGLVRPDNAFLAEQQRLLVGWPTKLALAPDFADRVLAALQRDMVQPAGHAPLPDLPRPALGQPVWEALLP; from the coding sequence ATGTCCCAAGCTCTCAGCACCGATGTCCTGATCGTCGGCGGCGGTATCGCCGGTCTCTGGCTCAATGCGCGCCTGCGTCAGCAGGGCTTCGCCACCGTGCTGCTGGAGCGCGGCAGCCTGGGCGGCGGGCAGAGTCTGAAATCGCAGGGCATCATCCATGGCGGCGCCAAGTACGCCCTGCACGGTGCGCTGACCGGCGCTTCCGAGGCCATTGCCGACATGCCACGGCGCTGGCGCGAGGCGCTGGCGGGTAATGGCGAGCTGGATCTGTCCGGCGTGCGCGTCCTCTCCGACGCGCATTACCTGTGGTCGCCCGGTACCCTGGCCGGCAACCTCACCAGCTTCTTTGCCAGCAAGGCGGTGCGCGGCCGGGTCGATCAGGTCAAGGGCGAGCAGTTGCCGCCGGCGCTGCAGCATCCGAAGTTCAAGGGCAAGGTCTATCGTCTGGCCGAGCTGGTGCTCGATGTGCCGAGCCTGATCGCCCGCCTGGCCGAGTTGGCTGGCGACAGCCTGCTGGCGGCCGAACGTATCGAGCCGCTGCAAGACAATGGCGAGCTGTGCGGCTTGATCGTCGATGGGCGTCCGATTCGTGCGCAGCGCGTGGTGCTCAGTGCGGGAGCGGGTAACGCCGAGCTGCTTGCTGCGCTGGGTATCGAACAGCCGGCGCAGCAGTTGCGTCCTTTGCATATGGTGCTGGCCAAGGGGCCGGCGCTGAAGCCGCTGTACGCGCATTGTCTGGGTGGTGGGCCGAAGCCGCGGGTGACCGTCACCACTCATCCGGCGGCGGACGGACAGTGGGTCTGGTACCTCGGTGGCGATCTGGCCGAAGCCGATGGTGTCGCCCGCGACGAAACGGCGCAGATTCAGGCCGCGCAAAAGGAAATGGCAGCCTTGCTGCCCTGGGTCGATCAGCGTCAGACGCGCTGGGCCACCTTGCGTGTCGACCGTGCCGAGCCGGCGCAGTCGGGCCTGGTGCGTCCCGACAATGCATTTTTGGCCGAACAGCAGCGCCTGCTGGTGGGCTGGCCGACCAAACTGGCGCTGGCGCCGGATTTCGCCGACCGCGTACTGGCCGCCCTGCAGCGGGATATGGTGCAGCCGGCTGGCCATGCGCCGCTGCCCGATCTACCACGCCCTGCGTTGGGTCAGCCGGTATGGGAGGCGTTGCTGCCATGA
- a CDS encoding DMT family transporter → MPGYLYLAIAIAAEVVATTSMKAIDGFNKPLPLVLVVGGYGIAFWMLTLVVRTIPVGVAYAIWAGLGIVLVSIAAMFIYQQKLDLPAVLGMGLIVSGVVVIQLFSSATGH, encoded by the coding sequence ATGCCCGGATACCTCTATCTCGCCATTGCCATCGCCGCCGAAGTGGTCGCCACCACATCGATGAAGGCCATCGATGGTTTCAACAAGCCTTTGCCGCTGGTGCTGGTGGTGGGCGGCTACGGCATTGCCTTCTGGATGCTGACACTGGTGGTGCGCACCATTCCGGTGGGCGTTGCCTACGCCATCTGGGCGGGCCTGGGCATCGTCCTGGTGAGCATCGCGGCGATGTTCATCTATCAGCAGAAACTCGATTTGCCGGCTGTGCTCGGCATGGGCCTGATCGTCAGTGGCGTGGTGGTGATCCAGTTGTTTTCCAGTGCCACCGGCCATTGA
- a CDS encoding LysR family transcriptional regulator: MNWNLDQLHLFVRTAECRSFSAVARESGRAQSAVSTAIALLETDLGVALFERSSGRQPQLTEAGAALLEQARSVLQQCERLDGRALGLARGEEARLRLAQDEAMPYQPVLASLEALAEAFPLLEVQLSSGAQGDVARKLLQRQADLGLLFHHEQMPRELESQRLGTIEMVTVCSPQHPLAALDSVERRDLAEHRQLLMTPQDSHYPGGEQISPLVWRADSFYVMAELVIRGVGWAWLPRHVAQYPTYQGHLQELRSDWAPLPLVVELVTRRDGALGPAASWLADCLARELLRPQA, translated from the coding sequence ATGAACTGGAACCTCGATCAGCTCCATCTGTTTGTACGCACCGCCGAGTGCCGCTCCTTCTCTGCCGTGGCACGCGAAAGCGGTCGCGCGCAGTCGGCGGTGAGCACTGCCATCGCCCTACTCGAAACGGATCTGGGCGTCGCCCTCTTCGAACGCAGCAGCGGTCGCCAGCCACAACTGACCGAGGCAGGTGCGGCGCTGCTGGAGCAGGCCCGCAGCGTGTTGCAGCAGTGCGAGCGCCTGGATGGTCGCGCACTGGGCCTGGCACGCGGCGAGGAGGCGCGCCTGCGCCTGGCGCAGGATGAGGCCATGCCCTATCAGCCGGTGCTGGCCAGCCTGGAAGCACTGGCCGAAGCCTTCCCCCTGCTGGAGGTTCAGCTCTCCAGCGGCGCGCAGGGCGATGTGGCGCGCAAGCTGCTCCAGCGCCAGGCCGATCTGGGCCTGCTGTTTCATCACGAACAGATGCCCAGGGAACTGGAAAGCCAGCGCCTGGGCACCATCGAGATGGTCACGGTATGCAGCCCACAGCACCCGCTGGCGGCACTCGACAGCGTGGAACGCCGCGACCTGGCCGAGCATCGCCAGTTACTGATGACGCCACAGGACAGCCACTACCCCGGCGGCGAGCAGATCAGTCCACTGGTGTGGCGCGCCGACAGCTTCTACGTGATGGCCGAGCTGGTGATTCGCGGTGTTGGCTGGGCCTGGTTGCCGCGCCATGTGGCGCAATACCCGACCTACCAGGGCCACCTGCAGGAGCTGCGTAGCGACTGGGCGCCGCTGCCGCTGGTGGTGGAGCTGGTCACCCGCCGCGACGGTGCGCTCGGCCCCGCTGCCAGCTGGCTGGCCGACTGCCTGGCGCGCGAACTGTTGCGACCGCAGGCATGA
- the waaA gene encoding lipid IV(A) 3-deoxy-D-manno-octulosonic acid transferase: MNRLLYTLLLHLALPLIALRLALRARKAPAYARRIHERFALGLPAMKPGGIWVHAVSVGESIAAAPMIRALQTRHPELPITVTCMTPTGSERIQALFGDSVQHCYLPYDLPWAAARFINRAQPRLAVVMETELWPNHIHQCAKRGIPVALANARLSERSARGYARFGKLTAPMLAELSLIAVQTQTEAERFLDLGARFECVEVTGSIKFDLMIDAELLQRADALRQQWQATTRPIWIAASTHTGEDEIILAAHHQLLKSRPDALLILVPRHPERFNTVHELCISQGLTTRRRSTAEAVQTSDQVLLGDTMGELLFLYALADIAFVGGSLVANGGHNLLEPAALGKPVLSGPHLFNFLEIAAQLREAGALNEVENAGQLADKVAALLNEPSEMQRMSQAGLSVLKANQGALQRLLEGLQRLL; the protein is encoded by the coding sequence ATGAACAGACTCCTCTACACCCTGCTGCTGCACCTGGCCCTGCCCCTGATCGCCCTGCGCCTGGCCCTGCGCGCACGCAAGGCACCGGCATACGCACGGCGCATCCACGAACGCTTCGCCCTCGGCCTGCCGGCAATGAAACCCGGCGGCATCTGGGTGCACGCGGTCTCAGTGGGCGAAAGCATCGCCGCTGCGCCGATGATTCGCGCATTGCAGACACGCCATCCCGAACTGCCGATCACCGTAACCTGCATGACACCAACCGGCTCCGAGCGCATCCAGGCACTGTTCGGCGACAGCGTGCAGCACTGCTACCTGCCTTACGACCTGCCTTGGGCCGCTGCACGTTTTATCAATCGCGCGCAGCCGCGCCTGGCAGTGGTGATGGAAACCGAGCTGTGGCCCAACCATATCCACCAATGCGCCAAACGCGGCATTCCGGTCGCCCTGGCCAACGCAAGGCTGTCCGAACGCTCGGCACGGGGTTACGCCCGGTTCGGCAAACTCACCGCACCGATGCTTGCCGAACTGTCGCTGATCGCCGTGCAGACTCAGACCGAAGCCGAGCGCTTTCTCGATCTGGGCGCCCGCTTCGAGTGCGTGGAGGTGACCGGCTCGATCAAGTTCGACCTGATGATCGATGCTGAACTGCTGCAACGCGCAGATGCCCTGCGCCAGCAATGGCAGGCCACGACTCGACCGATATGGATCGCCGCCAGCACCCACACCGGCGAGGACGAGATCATCCTCGCCGCCCATCACCAGTTGCTGAAGTCTCGACCGGATGCCCTGCTGATCCTGGTGCCGCGCCACCCCGAGCGTTTCAACACGGTGCATGAGCTCTGCATCAGCCAAGGGCTGACCACACGCCGCCGCTCCACGGCAGAAGCCGTGCAAACCAGCGATCAGGTGCTGCTGGGCGACACCATGGGTGAGCTGCTGTTTCTCTACGCCCTGGCGGATATCGCCTTCGTCGGCGGCAGCCTGGTGGCCAACGGCGGGCATAACCTGCTGGAGCCGGCCGCGTTGGGCAAGCCCGTGCTGAGCGGCCCGCACCTGTTCAACTTCCTGGAAATCGCCGCGCAGTTGCGCGAAGCCGGCGCCCTGAACGAAGTGGAAAACGCCGGGCAGTTGGCGGACAAGGTTGCGGCGCTGCTGAACGAACCGAGCGAGATGCAGCGCATGAGCCAGGCGGGCCTGAGCGTGCTCAAGGCCAACCAGGGCGCGCTGCAGCGATTGCTGGAGGGCTTGCAGCGTCTTCTGTAG
- a CDS encoding TolC family outer membrane protein yields MLRRLSLAIAVAAASVGLAQAAEAPLSSKTDLVTVYQEAAKNNADIAAARADYQARREVVPQARAGLLPNLSAGANYGDTRTEIDSPSATSSRSGLVYQANLSQPLFRADRWFQLQAAEATSEQAALELSATEQNLILQSAETYFAVLRAQDNLASTRAEEAAFKRQLDQANERFHVGLSDKTDVLEAQAGFDTARANRLLAERAVDDAFEALVTLTNRDYVAVEGIVHSLPVLAPTPNDAKSWVDTAAAQNLNLQASLYAVTAAEENLRQRKAGHAPTLDAVASYQQGDNDSLGFTNSAATGRTFSGDVSQRSIGLQLNIPIYSGGLTSSQVREAYQRLGQTEQLRESLRRQVVQNTRNLFRAVNTDVETVQARRQSIISNQSALEATEIGYQVGTRNIVDVLDAQRQLYSAVRNYNDARYDYILNNLRLKQAAGTLSPADLEALGSFLKPDYNPDKDFLPPDLASAAEDRLKNNQDF; encoded by the coding sequence ATGTTGCGCAGACTTTCCCTGGCAATCGCCGTGGCCGCCGCTTCGGTGGGCCTGGCTCAGGCCGCAGAGGCCCCGCTGTCGAGCAAGACCGACCTGGTCACCGTGTATCAGGAAGCCGCGAAGAACAACGCAGATATTGCTGCCGCGCGCGCCGATTATCAGGCTCGCCGTGAAGTGGTGCCGCAAGCACGTGCCGGCCTGCTGCCCAACCTGTCCGCGGGCGCCAACTACGGCGATACGCGCACCGAAATCGATTCGCCCAGCGCCACCAGTTCGCGCAGTGGTCTGGTCTATCAGGCCAACCTCAGCCAGCCGCTGTTCCGCGCTGATCGCTGGTTCCAGCTGCAGGCGGCCGAGGCCACCAGCGAGCAGGCTGCGCTGGAATTGTCTGCCACCGAGCAGAACCTGATCCTGCAGAGCGCCGAAACCTACTTCGCCGTGCTGCGCGCCCAGGACAACTTGGCCTCGACCCGGGCCGAAGAGGCGGCCTTCAAGCGTCAGCTGGATCAGGCCAACGAGCGCTTCCATGTCGGCCTGTCCGACAAGACCGACGTGCTCGAAGCGCAGGCCGGTTTCGATACCGCCCGTGCCAATCGCCTGCTCGCCGAGCGCGCGGTAGATGATGCCTTCGAAGCGCTGGTGACCCTGACCAACCGCGATTACGTGGCGGTTGAAGGGATCGTGCACAGCCTGCCGGTGCTGGCGCCAACGCCGAACGATGCCAAGTCCTGGGTCGATACGGCGGCGGCGCAGAACCTCAACCTGCAGGCCAGTTTGTATGCGGTGACGGCTGCCGAAGAGAACCTGCGGCAGCGCAAGGCCGGCCATGCGCCGACCCTGGATGCCGTGGCCAGTTATCAGCAGGGCGACAACGACAGCCTGGGCTTTACCAACAGTGCGGCGACTGGGCGTACCTTCAGTGGCGACGTTTCACAGCGTTCCATCGGTCTGCAACTGAATATCCCGATCTACAGCGGTGGCCTGACCAGCTCGCAGGTACGCGAGGCCTACCAGCGCCTGGGGCAGACTGAGCAGCTGCGCGAGAGCCTGCGTCGTCAGGTGGTGCAGAACACCCGCAACCTGTTCCGTGCGGTGAACACCGATGTGGAGACCGTGCAGGCGCGGCGCCAGTCGATCATCTCCAACCAGAGCGCGCTTGAGGCCACCGAGATCGGCTATCAGGTCGGTACCCGCAATATCGTCGACGTGCTCGACGCCCAGCGTCAGCTTTACAGCGCCGTGCGCAATTACAACGACGCACGTTACGACTACATCCTCAATAACCTGCGCCTCAAACAGGCCGCCGGCACTCTGAGCCCGGCTGACCTGGAAGCGCTGGGCAGTTTCCTCAAGCCGGACTACAACCCGGACAAGGATTTCCTGCCGCCGGACCTGGCCTCGGCCGCCGAGGATCGCCTGAAGAACAATCAGGATTTCTGA